One segment of Gammaproteobacteria bacterium DNA contains the following:
- the ftsL gene encoding cell division protein FtsL yields the protein MTTATSKTKGLTTWVNMIVVACVLSSALALVYAKHVNRNLFIELQETMSQRNDLNVEWGRLQLEQSTFTTHSYIENRARQELGMVLPQQNEIVMVRP from the coding sequence ATGACGACGGCAACATCTAAAACGAAAGGATTGACGACATGGGTAAACATGATCGTCGTTGCCTGCGTTTTGTCGTCGGCGCTGGCCCTGGTTTATGCGAAGCATGTTAATCGCAATCTGTTTATAGAATTACAGGAGACGATGAGTCAGCGAAACGACCTGAATGTTGAGTGGGGTCGTCTGCAACTCGAACAGAGCACTTTTACAACACACAGTTATATAGAAAACAGGGCGAGACAGGAGCTCGGTATGGTATTGCCGCAGCAAAACGAAATCGTAATGGTGAGACCATGA
- a CDS encoding penicillin-binding transpeptidase domain-containing protein — translation MKKQQTVDQFVWRRRLGFAAVFASALYLSWHAFNIQVLNNDFLRTQGDMRHLRTESINATRGMILDRNGEALAVSTPVASVWANPEKFAPTPAQWSRLSEMLNRPVAELKRQVEKRSNKEFVYLKRHIDPDLANQIDALKIAGVDLQTEYRRYYPSGEVAGHLIGFTNVDDKGQEGLELAFEERLAASTGKRRVIRDNQANTIRTLEMIKAASPGHDVYLSIDRRLQYIAYRELKKAVVANNASSGSLVMLDTVTGEVIAQVNQPAFNPNNRSQFQTENYRNRSVVDVFEPGSTIKPFTIVAALKAGSIATDTMVDTSPGYLRVDDSTIKDVRNFGMLDVPGIIQKSSNVGVTQIALRVPKESMWETLSDFGFGDLTASGFPGESAGVLPFFGTWNRVEQATLSYGYGLSVTALQLAQAYSVLANGGVMKPISYEKVNEAPKGKRVIEESIARNVVKMMEGVVSREGTAYKAAIEGYRVAGKTGTVKKLGADGYTEDKYLATFAGIAPASSPRLAVVVTIDNPGNGDYYGGKIAAPIFSNVVSEALRIMNVPPDNVYTEPLRMTQAGRHL, via the coding sequence ATGAAGAAGCAGCAGACGGTGGATCAATTCGTCTGGCGGCGTCGCTTGGGATTTGCTGCTGTTTTTGCGTCCGCGCTTTATCTCTCCTGGCATGCCTTCAATATTCAGGTGCTCAATAACGACTTTTTGCGTACCCAGGGTGATATGCGTCATTTGCGCACGGAAAGTATCAATGCAACGCGTGGCATGATTCTCGATCGCAACGGTGAGGCGCTAGCGGTAAGTACGCCGGTTGCCTCTGTTTGGGCCAACCCGGAAAAGTTTGCGCCTACGCCTGCACAATGGTCACGTCTCTCAGAAATGCTCAATCGGCCGGTTGCCGAATTAAAACGGCAAGTAGAAAAACGCAGCAATAAGGAATTCGTTTATTTAAAGCGCCATATCGATCCCGATCTTGCCAATCAAATAGACGCGTTGAAGATCGCGGGCGTAGATTTGCAAACCGAGTATCGCCGTTATTATCCTTCAGGCGAAGTCGCAGGACATTTGATCGGCTTTACTAATGTCGATGATAAAGGTCAGGAAGGCCTGGAGTTGGCCTTCGAAGAAAGACTCGCCGCAAGTACCGGCAAGCGCAGAGTCATTCGCGATAACCAGGCCAATACCATACGTACCCTGGAAATGATTAAGGCAGCGAGTCCGGGCCATGATGTTTATCTAAGTATTGATCGACGTCTGCAATACATTGCCTACCGTGAATTGAAGAAGGCGGTCGTTGCTAATAACGCGAGCTCAGGAAGTCTGGTGATGTTGGACACCGTCACCGGTGAAGTGATCGCGCAGGTCAATCAGCCTGCCTTCAATCCCAATAACCGTTCGCAATTTCAGACAGAAAATTATCGCAATCGCTCTGTTGTGGACGTGTTCGAGCCGGGTTCAACCATTAAGCCTTTTACTATCGTTGCTGCATTGAAGGCCGGCAGTATCGCAACAGATACGATGGTCGATACCTCGCCAGGTTATCTGCGTGTCGATGACAGCACTATAAAAGATGTGCGCAATTTCGGCATGCTTGATGTGCCGGGAATCATTCAGAAATCCAGCAATGTTGGCGTAACGCAGATCGCCTTGCGTGTACCTAAGGAGTCCATGTGGGAAACTTTGTCTGATTTTGGTTTTGGTGATTTGACTGCCAGTGGCTTTCCTGGTGAGAGTGCCGGTGTGTTGCCGTTCTTCGGTACCTGGAATCGGGTTGAGCAAGCGACACTATCCTATGGATATGGGCTTTCGGTTACTGCCCTGCAGTTAGCGCAAGCCTATTCGGTACTTGCTAATGGCGGCGTGATGAAGCCGATTTCCTACGAAAAAGTTAATGAAGCACCAAAGGGAAAGCGCGTCATAGAAGAAAGTATCGCACGCAATGTGGTGAAAATGATGGAAGGCGTTGTATCGCGTGAAGGCACGGCATACAAAGCGGCGATTGAAGGCTATCGCGTGGCGGGTAAAACCGGCACGGTAAAGAAGTTGGGTGCGGATGGTTATACAGAAGACAAATATTTAGCAACCTTTGCAGGAATCGCCCCTGCAAGTTCACCAAGATTGGCAGTGGTGGTCACCATCGATAATCCAGGCAATGGGGACTATTACGGAGGAAAAATTGCCGCGCCGATTTTTTCGAACGTAGTGTCTGAAGCGCTGCGGATTATGAATGTGCCACCGGATAATGTGTATACCGAGCCACTACGTATGACACAGGCAGGGAGACATTTATGA
- a CDS encoding UDP-N-acetylmuramoyl-L-alanyl-D-glutamate--2,6-diaminopimelate ligase encodes MISARKLTTSLSRLMADFAHIEEAQDCDVSGVAMDSRAVKSGDIFLACRGANGATHGVEFCDMAIAKGAIAIAVDDEGSEQSKAISELRAKYDLPIFPVRGLNQKAGLIAARFFGQPSQALNVFGITGTNGKTSVSQFLAQCFTSLGRPCGVIGTLGSGMWGSLHDSGHTTPSAVAVQQTIYDMSQQQASELVMEVSSHGLEQGRVNGVEFNVAVLTNLSRDHLDYHGTMENYALAKALLFKQSQLTAAVLNLDDAFGRNLCRQTPDGVERVGYSLELDSSELVDKLVSGRIASLGHTGIVMDVTSPWGGGEIRSSLLGRFNAQNILAVLCSLLVSGVSFKQAANLLAEIKAPPGRMETFQVENAPLVVVDYAHTPDALENVLATLREHCQGEVWVVFGCGGNRDRGKRPQMGAIAETFANRVIVTDDNPRRENAQQIVDDILSGIRNIGAIRVEHDREQAIMMAIQQAATQDMVLIAGKGHEDYQIVGDEVRHFSDKEVVERVLGVAA; translated from the coding sequence ATGATTTCTGCGCGAAAATTGACGACTTCCCTGTCCCGCCTTATGGCGGATTTTGCGCATATTGAGGAAGCTCAAGATTGTGATGTGTCCGGCGTCGCCATGGACAGTCGTGCAGTGAAAAGTGGAGATATCTTTCTCGCGTGCCGTGGTGCTAATGGCGCAACACATGGTGTTGAGTTCTGCGATATGGCAATTGCGAAAGGGGCAATCGCAATTGCGGTCGACGATGAAGGCAGCGAGCAAAGTAAAGCCATTTCTGAATTGCGTGCGAAATATGATCTACCGATATTTCCCGTACGCGGATTGAATCAAAAAGCTGGTTTGATCGCGGCACGTTTCTTTGGTCAGCCTTCGCAAGCGCTGAATGTGTTCGGTATAACCGGCACAAACGGTAAAACATCGGTATCGCAATTCCTTGCGCAGTGTTTTACGTCACTGGGACGGCCATGTGGTGTTATTGGCACTTTGGGCTCAGGTATGTGGGGGAGTCTTCATGATTCCGGTCATACCACGCCAAGTGCAGTTGCTGTACAGCAAACGATTTACGACATGTCGCAACAACAGGCAAGCGAGCTGGTAATGGAAGTGTCGTCTCACGGGCTTGAACAGGGCCGAGTGAATGGCGTGGAATTTAATGTAGCCGTACTGACAAATCTCAGTCGAGACCATCTCGATTATCACGGCACAATGGAAAACTATGCTTTGGCAAAAGCACTGCTGTTTAAGCAAAGCCAATTAACTGCAGCCGTTTTGAATCTCGACGACGCCTTTGGTCGCAACTTGTGCAGGCAAACACCTGATGGTGTGGAGCGAGTCGGCTACAGCCTGGAACTGGATTCGTCTGAACTGGTTGATAAGTTGGTCAGTGGGCGCATTGCATCGCTTGGTCATACAGGAATAGTCATGGATGTCACGTCACCGTGGGGGGGCGGCGAAATCCGATCCAGCTTGCTTGGTCGATTTAATGCGCAAAATATATTAGCCGTACTCTGTTCGCTGCTGGTGAGTGGTGTTTCATTCAAACAGGCTGCGAATCTGCTTGCCGAGATCAAGGCGCCCCCTGGGCGTATGGAAACATTTCAGGTCGAAAATGCACCGCTCGTTGTTGTTGACTACGCCCATACGCCTGACGCACTCGAAAACGTTCTGGCTACCTTGCGTGAACATTGTCAGGGCGAGGTTTGGGTTGTGTTTGGCTGCGGTGGTAATCGCGATCGTGGCAAACGTCCCCAGATGGGGGCGATTGCTGAGACGTTTGCCAATCGGGTTATCGTTACGGATGACAATCCCCGTCGTGAAAATGCCCAACAAATCGTGGACGATATTTTGTCTGGAATAAGAAATATTGGAGCTATTCGCGTCGAACACGACCGAGAGCAGGCGATTATGATGGCGATTCAACAGGCCGCGACGCAGGATATGGTATTGATAGCCGGCAAGGGCCACGAGGATTATCAGATCGTCGGCGATGAAGTGCGACATTTTAGTGATAAAGAAGTGGTTGAGCGCGTATTGGGGGTGGCAGCCTGA
- a CDS encoding UDP-N-acetylmuramoyl-tripeptide--D-alanyl-D-alanine ligase, translated as MQVLNEWTLQSAAQVLGCEAPANDAKFSGVSTDTRTIKPGDLFFAITGENFDGHEYVGKAAEQGAVAAVVSRETVVSIPQLKVDDTRIALGALAAAHRKKFKKPVIGLTGSNGKTTVKELLSAILARCGKVLATAGNFNNDIGLPHTLFRLQLDEDFAVLEMGANHPGEIAYLSAIASPDVAILNNAGAAHLEGFGSLQGVAKAKGEIFENLSSKAVAVINRDDDFADYWLGITRHCKRIGFGIENTTAEVRASDLLHSNEGVAFRLHIAQQSLEVNLALFGRHNVMNALAAAAAAHVLGVSIEDIRTALNSFQAVKGRLKAMTAENGCMVFDDTYNANPNSLYAGIDVLVALPGTHVLVMGDMLEVGKDTATVHFQAGEYAKQQGVDRLFAYGPQSVQAVKAFGDRAQHFATHDDLAKALKEILDADVKVLVKGSRGMQMEKIVNSLKSASEV; from the coding sequence ATGCAAGTGCTGAATGAATGGACATTGCAATCTGCGGCTCAAGTTCTGGGATGTGAGGCGCCAGCTAATGACGCAAAATTTAGTGGCGTGAGTACGGACACTCGCACGATCAAGCCGGGTGATTTGTTTTTTGCCATTACAGGCGAAAATTTTGATGGCCACGAGTATGTTGGCAAAGCGGCAGAGCAAGGCGCGGTGGCGGCAGTCGTCAGTCGAGAAACAGTAGTTTCGATTCCTCAACTGAAAGTTGACGATACACGTATCGCCCTGGGTGCGCTGGCAGCCGCGCATCGCAAGAAATTTAAAAAGCCAGTTATCGGATTGACCGGTAGCAATGGAAAGACCACTGTTAAAGAATTGCTTAGCGCGATTCTAGCGCGCTGTGGAAAAGTTCTGGCGACGGCAGGAAATTTTAATAACGATATCGGATTGCCTCATACACTATTTCGCCTGCAGTTGGATGAAGACTTTGCAGTGCTTGAAATGGGGGCAAATCATCCCGGCGAGATCGCTTATTTGAGCGCGATTGCGAGTCCTGATGTAGCGATACTCAATAATGCCGGCGCGGCGCATCTTGAAGGTTTTGGTTCGCTACAGGGCGTAGCCAAGGCAAAAGGTGAAATTTTTGAAAACCTATCGAGTAAAGCTGTCGCTGTAATTAATCGCGACGATGACTTCGCAGATTATTGGCTCGGCATTACACGCCATTGTAAACGCATCGGGTTTGGTATCGAGAACACGACAGCGGAAGTACGCGCGAGTGATTTGTTGCACAGCAATGAGGGAGTTGCTTTTCGCCTGCACATTGCTCAACAGAGCCTGGAAGTCAATCTAGCTTTATTTGGTCGGCACAACGTCATGAATGCATTGGCTGCAGCGGCAGCGGCACATGTTCTTGGCGTGTCTATCGAAGACATTCGAACGGCATTGAACAGTTTTCAGGCAGTCAAGGGACGGCTTAAAGCCATGACGGCAGAAAACGGTTGCATGGTATTCGATGACACCTATAACGCCAATCCTAATTCACTATATGCAGGAATTGACGTGTTAGTCGCCTTGCCTGGGACACACGTGCTGGTCATGGGCGATATGCTTGAAGTGGGGAAAGATACGGCGACAGTTCACTTTCAAGCAGGCGAATATGCCAAACAGCAAGGTGTAGATAGATTGTTCGCGTATGGGCCACAAAGTGTACAGGCAGTAAAGGCCTTCGGGGACAGGGCCCAACATTTTGCTACGCACGACGACCTGGCAAAGGCGCTGAAGGAAATTCTCGATGCCGATGTAAAAGTTCTGGTCAAAGGTTCTCGGGGAATGCAGATGGAAAAAATTGTTAATTCACTCAAATCCGCTAGTGAGGTTTAA
- the mraY gene encoding phospho-N-acetylmuramoyl-pentapeptide-transferase: protein MLLILTEYLAQFHSGFNVFQYLTLRAILGVLTALVIAFLVGPRMIRRLSFKQKKGQPIRSDGPQSHLAKAGTPTMGGLLILVAMVVSTVLWSDLSNRYVWVVLGVTILFGIIGYIDDYKKLIKKDPKGLSARHKYSMQSLGALGAAYFLYVTATSSVETTLIVPFMKDFGIQMGLVTFVIFSYFVIVGSSNGVNLTDGLDGLAIMPTVLVGGALGIFAYVAGHSKFAEYLTIPYVAGAGEVTIFCGAIVGAGLGFLWFNAYPAQVFMGDIGALALGAALGVVAIIVRQELVLFIMGGVFVVETLSVAIQVLSYKMTGKRVFRMAPLHHHYELKGWPEPRIIVRFWIITVILVLFGLATLKIR, encoded by the coding sequence GTGCTGTTAATACTGACAGAGTATCTGGCGCAATTTCATTCGGGGTTTAATGTTTTTCAATACCTCACCCTGCGTGCCATCCTGGGTGTGTTAACTGCGCTGGTCATCGCCTTTCTTGTCGGTCCGCGTATGATACGCCGTCTCAGCTTTAAGCAGAAAAAAGGACAGCCGATTCGCAGCGATGGGCCACAAAGTCATCTTGCCAAGGCAGGCACGCCAACCATGGGTGGATTATTGATACTGGTGGCGATGGTGGTGAGCACTGTTTTGTGGTCGGATCTGAGTAATCGTTATGTCTGGGTCGTGCTCGGCGTAACCATTTTGTTTGGAATAATTGGTTATATCGACGACTACAAAAAACTCATCAAAAAAGACCCTAAGGGTCTGAGTGCCAGACACAAGTATTCCATGCAGTCGCTGGGCGCCTTAGGCGCTGCGTACTTTTTGTACGTTACAGCAACGTCCAGTGTCGAGACGACCTTGATCGTGCCCTTCATGAAAGATTTCGGGATTCAAATGGGGCTCGTGACCTTCGTCATTTTTTCCTATTTCGTTATTGTTGGTTCGAGCAACGGTGTGAACCTAACTGACGGACTGGATGGCCTGGCGATCATGCCGACGGTACTGGTGGGTGGTGCGCTGGGAATATTTGCATACGTCGCAGGTCACTCCAAGTTTGCTGAGTATTTAACGATTCCCTACGTCGCTGGCGCGGGTGAAGTGACTATCTTCTGCGGCGCTATCGTGGGTGCAGGTCTCGGTTTTCTGTGGTTTAACGCCTATCCCGCGCAAGTGTTTATGGGAGATATTGGCGCGCTGGCCTTAGGCGCGGCGCTCGGTGTGGTCGCCATCATCGTGCGTCAGGAATTGGTGTTATTCATTATGGGTGGCGTGTTTGTCGTGGAGACACTATCGGTGGCGATTCAAGTGCTCTCCTACAAAATGACGGGAAAACGCGTTTTTCGCATGGCGCCGCTCCATCATCACTATGAACTAAAAGGATGGCCGGAGCCGCGAATAATCGTGCGATTTTGGATAATTACGGTGATTCTGGTGTTGTTCGGTTTGGCGACCTTGAAGATTCGATAG
- the murD gene encoding UDP-N-acetylmuramoyl-L-alanine--D-glutamate ligase: MGALAYMSDYKNKKIAVIGLGSTGRSCVKWLVSKGYEVKVFDTRESVAGVDAFRLEYPQVEVKFGALMLDDFSDIDMLVCSPGVSVKERVLQQLLNNDVELVGDIELFAREVKQPIIAITGSNGKSTVTTLVGEMARASGLDAVIAGNIGTPVLDLLADDPKELYVLELSSFQLETTYGLRPNVAVVLNISPDHMDRYDDLEEYAEAKARIYNDANICIINRDDPAVVAMVHGDNIVGFTLGEPASEKDFGLRNFEGNEWICKGKEKIMPVKELSLAGRHNVANALAALAICEAQKLDRLACVQVLKNFQGLPHRSQRVAVINGVQWINDSKGTNVGATMAAVAGMDGPVWLIAGGQSKDQDFSALAPVVAEKAKAVLLYGEDAGIIEQAIEGSAPIIRVQNLKEAVDVAYARAEEGDSVLLSPACASFDMFRNYVERGEVFIQLVEDLQHP, translated from the coding sequence ATGGGTGCATTGGCATACATGAGTGACTACAAAAACAAAAAAATTGCGGTGATCGGACTGGGGAGTACTGGTCGCTCTTGCGTGAAGTGGTTGGTGAGCAAGGGTTATGAAGTCAAGGTGTTTGATACACGTGAAAGTGTGGCAGGGGTCGACGCTTTCAGGCTTGAATATCCACAAGTGGAAGTAAAGTTTGGTGCGCTAATGTTAGACGATTTTTCAGATATCGATATGCTGGTTTGCAGCCCAGGCGTGTCTGTGAAAGAACGGGTGTTGCAGCAATTGCTCAACAATGACGTTGAACTTGTCGGCGACATAGAACTGTTTGCGCGAGAAGTGAAACAGCCCATTATCGCCATTACCGGCTCAAACGGAAAAAGTACCGTTACCACTTTGGTCGGTGAAATGGCGCGTGCTTCCGGACTGGATGCAGTTATTGCGGGGAATATCGGGACGCCGGTGCTCGATTTGCTCGCTGACGACCCAAAAGAATTGTATGTGTTGGAGTTGTCCAGTTTTCAACTGGAAACTACCTACGGTTTGCGACCCAATGTGGCAGTTGTTCTAAATATCAGTCCCGACCATATGGATCGCTATGATGATCTCGAAGAATATGCTGAAGCAAAAGCTCGAATCTATAACGACGCCAATATATGCATAATCAACCGCGATGATCCCGCTGTCGTGGCAATGGTGCATGGTGACAACATCGTCGGCTTTACACTGGGAGAACCGGCTAGCGAAAAAGATTTTGGATTGCGCAACTTCGAAGGCAATGAATGGATCTGCAAGGGTAAAGAAAAAATCATGCCCGTGAAGGAACTCAGTCTCGCGGGTAGACACAACGTCGCCAATGCACTTGCGGCACTGGCCATCTGTGAAGCACAAAAGCTTGATCGCCTCGCCTGTGTACAGGTATTGAAAAATTTTCAGGGTTTGCCGCATCGCTCTCAACGTGTCGCAGTCATAAATGGCGTGCAGTGGATTAACGACTCAAAGGGTACCAACGTAGGTGCGACAATGGCAGCGGTGGCTGGTATGGATGGACCGGTATGGCTTATTGCCGGAGGTCAATCCAAAGATCAGGATTTTTCTGCACTTGCGCCAGTCGTAGCAGAAAAGGCAAAGGCCGTGCTTCTGTATGGCGAAGATGCAGGCATTATAGAACAGGCGATTGAGGGCAGTGCGCCCATTATTCGCGTACAAAATCTCAAGGAAGCGGTTGATGTGGCATACGCGCGCGCTGAAGAAGGTGACAGTGTGTTGTTATCGCCTGCGTGTGCAAGTTTCGACATGTTTCGTAACTACGTTGAGCGTGGCGAAGTTTTTATTCAGTTAGTTGAGGATCTACAACACCCATGA
- the ftsW gene encoding putative lipid II flippase FtsW, whose translation MRAQSISYAGRDAYHDRRQKNIAGVDVALLLIVLAIMSLGLVMVTSASITVANEQYGDAFYFLYRQGAYLITGISLAAVIWRLPLKVWEVIGPYALMATLILLVLVLVPGIGKSINGSTRWLGAGGLTFQVSELAKLFVIVYLAGYLTRHAERVTTRIRGFLMPLLVLAAVAFLLLKEPDFGATVVVTATGLFLLFIGGVKLWQFSMIALVAGGALVTLAFSDDYRLKRLISFRDPWADQFDTGYQLTQALIAFGRGELSGVGLGSSVQKLFYLPEAHTDFLMAIVAEELGYLGVLSIILLFALLAWRAIVIGQRALLSENRFGAYIAHGIGFWLVLQALINIGVNMGALPTKGITLPLMSYGGSSVIVSCIAVALLLRVDLETRFHGRKPGQDRRRS comes from the coding sequence ATGAGAGCGCAAAGCATCTCTTATGCTGGCAGAGACGCCTACCATGACAGGCGGCAGAAAAATATTGCCGGTGTCGATGTTGCGCTGTTGTTGATAGTGCTCGCCATCATGAGTCTGGGTCTGGTAATGGTGACATCTGCATCGATAACTGTCGCCAACGAACAATATGGCGACGCGTTCTATTTTCTGTATCGGCAGGGTGCGTATTTAATTACCGGTATTTCTCTCGCTGCTGTGATCTGGCGTTTACCATTAAAAGTTTGGGAAGTGATTGGCCCCTATGCTTTGATGGCCACGTTAATTTTACTTGTTTTAGTGTTAGTGCCGGGCATAGGCAAGAGCATTAACGGCAGTACGCGTTGGTTAGGCGCGGGTGGGCTTACGTTTCAGGTTTCGGAGTTGGCGAAATTGTTTGTGATCGTCTATCTCGCCGGATATTTAACGCGTCATGCGGAGCGTGTTACAACCCGGATACGGGGTTTTCTGATGCCTTTGCTAGTGCTTGCGGCGGTTGCGTTTCTGCTGCTTAAAGAGCCGGACTTTGGCGCAACTGTCGTGGTGACTGCTACAGGATTGTTTCTGCTGTTCATCGGTGGCGTGAAGTTATGGCAATTTTCAATGATTGCTCTGGTGGCTGGTGGCGCATTGGTGACGCTGGCATTTTCCGATGATTACCGCCTAAAGCGTTTGATCAGCTTTCGTGATCCTTGGGCAGATCAGTTCGATACGGGGTATCAGTTAACGCAGGCGCTTATCGCGTTTGGTCGTGGAGAGCTAAGTGGCGTAGGCCTTGGCAGCAGTGTGCAAAAACTTTTTTATCTGCCGGAGGCGCACACGGATTTTCTGATGGCCATTGTGGCGGAAGAGCTAGGCTATCTCGGAGTCTTAAGCATAATCCTGTTGTTTGCGCTACTTGCGTGGCGAGCAATTGTGATCGGACAACGTGCGTTACTTAGCGAAAATCGCTTCGGCGCTTATATCGCGCATGGCATAGGTTTCTGGTTGGTGCTGCAGGCATTAATCAATATAGGCGTAAACATGGGCGCCTTACCAACAAAAGGAATTACCTTGCCGCTCATGAGCTATGGGGGAAGTAGCGTCATCGTCTCCTGTATCGCTGTGGCGTTATTGCTCCGCGTAGATCTGGAAACACGTTTCCATGGTCGCAAACCGGGACAGGATCGCCGTAGGTCATGA
- the murG gene encoding undecaprenyldiphospho-muramoylpentapeptide beta-N-acetylglucosaminyltransferase: protein MTMHVVIMAGGTGGHVFPALAVADELRSRGVSVSWIGTQRGLEADVIPAAGIEIDWISISAVRGKGLSGWLSAPFRILKAVSEAKAIMKRRQPSLVLGMGGFVAGPGGLAAWLSGVPLLIHEQNSIAGMTNRQLSRFAKKVMVAFPNAFSGSKVVNVGNPLRGPIINVEAPEKRFAGRNTGLRILVIGGSLGAAALNETVPQALKSLALAYEVWHQTGKRNLEETKTWYAQAGVSGRVVPFIEDMAEAYAWADIVICRAGALTVGELAAVGVGSILVPFPHAVDDHQTTNAQYLVENGAAICIQQAELEAGKLSQLLETYTRDRQKLLSMAIAARALGRPRATKDVADLCMEYAHV, encoded by the coding sequence ATGACGATGCATGTAGTAATTATGGCGGGTGGTACTGGTGGGCATGTATTTCCCGCGCTTGCGGTAGCAGATGAATTGCGTTCGAGAGGTGTATCAGTATCGTGGATAGGAACGCAACGCGGTTTGGAAGCGGACGTGATTCCTGCGGCGGGGATCGAAATAGATTGGATTAGCATTTCAGCGGTTAGAGGAAAGGGATTGAGTGGTTGGTTAAGCGCACCATTTAGGATACTTAAGGCAGTGAGTGAAGCAAAAGCGATTATGAAAAGACGCCAACCTAGCCTGGTGCTGGGTATGGGCGGCTTTGTCGCCGGTCCTGGTGGGCTTGCTGCGTGGTTAAGTGGAGTACCCTTGTTGATACACGAACAAAACTCTATCGCCGGAATGACGAATCGACAGTTGTCGCGTTTTGCAAAGAAGGTAATGGTTGCATTTCCTAATGCGTTTAGCGGAAGTAAAGTGGTGAATGTAGGTAACCCACTGCGTGGGCCTATCATCAATGTCGAAGCGCCCGAAAAACGTTTTGCTGGACGTAATACTGGATTGAGAATTTTGGTTATCGGCGGCAGCTTGGGCGCCGCTGCCTTGAATGAAACCGTTCCACAGGCCTTGAAATCATTAGCACTAGCATACGAAGTTTGGCATCAGACAGGAAAACGCAATCTCGAAGAAACCAAAACATGGTATGCGCAGGCTGGCGTTTCTGGACGCGTGGTCCCTTTTATTGAAGACATGGCAGAAGCTTATGCATGGGCGGATATCGTGATATGCAGAGCTGGTGCGTTGACTGTAGGCGAATTGGCCGCTGTGGGTGTTGGATCGATACTCGTACCGTTTCCGCACGCCGTTGATGACCATCAAACAACAAACGCGCAATATCTGGTTGAGAACGGCGCAGCGATTTGCATCCAGCAAGCTGAACTCGAGGCTGGCAAATTGTCGCAGTTGCTGGAAACCTACACGCGTGATCGCCAAAAACTCTTAAGTATGGCTATCGCCGCACGTGCCTTGGGTCGACCTCGTGCGACTAAAGATGTTGCAGATTTGTGTATGGAGTACGCCCATGTTTGA